One part of the Theropithecus gelada isolate Dixy chromosome 5, Tgel_1.0, whole genome shotgun sequence genome encodes these proteins:
- the LOC112624260 gene encoding 60S ribosomal protein L7a-like: protein MNICTKILANLIQPKGRKSKGRKVAPAPAVTKKQEAKKVVNPPFQKRPKNVGIGQDIQPKRDLAHLVKRPCYIRMQQQRAILCKRLKMPPAINQFTQALNHQTATQLLKLTHKYRLKQSKRRSRGCLSAPAEKKAAGKGDIPTKRPPALQAGVNTVTTLVENVKAQLVVIDGT, encoded by the exons ATGAACATATGTACCAAAATCCTAGCAAACCtaatcca GCCGAAAGGAAGGAAGTCTAAGGGGAGGAAGGTGGCTCCGGCCCCTGCTGTCACAAAGAAACAGGAGGCCAAGAAAGTGGTGAATCCCCCGTTTCAGAAAAGGCCTAAGAATGTTGGCATTGGACAGGACATCCAACCCAAAAGAGACCTCGCCCACCTTGTGAAAAGGCCCTGCTATATCAGGATGCAGCAGCAGAGAGCCATTCTCTGTAAGCGACTAAAAATGCCTCCTGCGATTAACCAGTTCACCCAGGCACTGAACCACCAAACAGCCACTCAGCTGCTTAAGCTGACCCACAAGTACAGACTAAAGcaaagcaagagaagaagcagAGGCTGTCTGTCAGCCCCAGCTGAGAAGAAAGCTGCCGGCAAAGGGGACATCCCCACTAAGAGACCACCTGCCCTTCAAGCAGGAGTTAACACCGTCACCACCTTGGTGGAGAACGTGAAAGCTCAGCTGGTGGTGATTGATGGCACATGA